One genomic window of Pseudomonas aeruginosa includes the following:
- a CDS encoding YajG family lipoprotein: MLHRLLLSLMTASALVLGGCALSPQQLDPQPVLKGPLTAVGHGQPVVVKVVDGRPGPSLGTRGGLYADTSTLTVRSEDVVPKLQAQAETAVRLLGYTPSANAYNAPQLTLTLAELKYQSPKDGVYVTQADITATFRADVQNSSRRYTGRYGASLNQRFGMAPNQATNSKLVSEVLSDALTRVFKDPTIAQTLGQQ; the protein is encoded by the coding sequence ATGCTGCATCGCCTGTTGCTCAGCCTGATGACCGCAAGCGCCCTGGTTCTCGGCGGCTGCGCCCTGAGCCCGCAACAACTGGACCCGCAACCGGTCCTTAAAGGACCGTTGACCGCAGTCGGCCATGGCCAGCCGGTGGTGGTCAAGGTGGTCGATGGCCGTCCCGGCCCGTCCCTGGGCACTCGCGGCGGCCTCTACGCCGATACCAGCACCCTGACCGTCCGTAGCGAGGACGTGGTGCCCAAGCTCCAGGCCCAGGCCGAGACGGCCGTGCGCCTGCTCGGCTACACGCCTTCGGCCAACGCCTACAACGCGCCGCAACTGACCCTGACCCTGGCCGAGCTGAAGTACCAGTCGCCGAAGGACGGCGTCTACGTCACCCAGGCCGACATCACCGCGACCTTCCGCGCCGACGTGCAGAACAGCAGCCGGCGCTACACCGGTCGCTATGGCGCCTCGCTGAACCAGCGCTTCGGCATGGCGCCGAACCAGGCGACCAACAGCAAGCTGGTCAGCGAGGTGCTCAGCGACGCCCTGACCCGCGTGTTCAAGGACCCGACCATCGCTCAGACCCTCGGCCAGCAATGA
- the mqo gene encoding malate dehydrogenase (quinone), with product MAQNDHETVDMLLVGAGIMSATLAVLLKELDPNLKMEVVELQESGAIESSNPWNNAGTGHAGLCELNYTPQSADGSIDIKKAVGINTMFEVSKQFWSHLVAKGTFGSPKTFINPVPHLSFVRGSEGIAYLKKRFESLTKHHAFETMVYSEDKTTLAEWMPLMMPGRPADEAIAATRVEGGTDVNFGALTNQLLQHLAQQPGAQIRYNQKVTHLRRADNGWRVTVKDTRNGGDREIQARFVFLGAGGGALPLLQLSGIPEGKGFGGFPVSGQWLRCDNPEIVKQHQAKVYSQAEVGSPPMSVPHLDTRVVDGKKSLLFGPYAGFSTKFLRHGSFLDLPLSVRPGNILPMLSVARDNMDLTRYLIGQVMQSPEQRLEALRKFYPEARAEDWRLEVAGQRVQIIKKDPKKGGILQFGTELVAAHDGSIAALLGASPGASVTVSIMLGLIERCFPEQARSPEWSAKLKEIFPAREKELESDAELYRSVSSRCSEVLELTAKNDVQAPVNAE from the coding sequence ATGGCGCAAAACGATCACGAAACAGTCGACATGCTGCTGGTAGGCGCCGGCATCATGAGCGCGACCCTGGCGGTCCTGCTCAAGGAACTCGACCCCAACCTGAAGATGGAAGTCGTCGAACTCCAGGAGTCCGGCGCGATCGAAAGCTCCAACCCGTGGAACAACGCGGGCACCGGCCACGCCGGCCTGTGCGAGCTGAACTACACCCCGCAGTCGGCCGACGGCAGCATCGACATCAAGAAAGCCGTGGGCATCAACACCATGTTCGAGGTGTCGAAGCAGTTCTGGTCGCACCTGGTCGCCAAGGGCACCTTCGGCTCGCCGAAGACCTTCATCAACCCGGTACCGCACCTGAGCTTCGTGCGCGGCAGCGAAGGCATCGCCTACCTGAAGAAGCGCTTCGAATCGCTGACGAAGCACCATGCTTTCGAGACCATGGTCTACTCCGAGGACAAGACCACCCTCGCCGAGTGGATGCCGCTGATGATGCCGGGTCGTCCGGCCGACGAAGCGATCGCCGCGACCCGCGTCGAGGGCGGTACCGACGTCAACTTCGGCGCCCTGACCAACCAGCTCCTGCAACACCTGGCGCAACAGCCGGGCGCGCAGATCCGCTACAACCAGAAGGTCACCCACCTGCGCCGCGCCGATAACGGCTGGCGGGTCACCGTCAAGGACACCCGCAACGGCGGCGACCGCGAGATCCAGGCACGCTTCGTCTTCCTCGGCGCCGGCGGCGGCGCCCTGCCGCTCCTGCAACTTTCCGGCATCCCGGAAGGCAAGGGCTTCGGTGGTTTCCCGGTGAGCGGCCAGTGGCTGCGCTGCGACAACCCGGAAATCGTCAAGCAGCACCAGGCCAAGGTCTACAGCCAGGCCGAGGTCGGCTCGCCGCCGATGTCCGTGCCGCACCTGGACACCCGTGTGGTGGACGGCAAGAAATCCCTGCTGTTCGGCCCCTATGCCGGTTTCTCCACCAAGTTCCTGCGCCATGGCTCGTTCCTCGACCTGCCGCTGTCGGTACGCCCGGGCAACATCCTGCCGATGCTCTCGGTGGCCCGCGACAACATGGACCTGACCCGCTACCTGATCGGCCAGGTCATGCAGTCGCCGGAACAGCGCCTGGAAGCCCTGCGCAAGTTCTACCCCGAAGCCAGGGCCGAGGACTGGCGCCTGGAAGTCGCCGGCCAGCGCGTGCAGATCATCAAGAAGGATCCGAAGAAAGGCGGCATCCTGCAGTTCGGCACCGAGCTGGTGGCCGCCCACGACGGCTCCATCGCCGCCCTGCTGGGCGCCTCGCCGGGCGCCTCGGTGACCGTCTCGATCATGCTCGGCCTGATCGAGCGCTGCTTCCCGGAGCAGGCCCGCTCGCCGGAGTGGAGCGCCAAGCTGAAGGAAATCTTCCCGGCTCGCGAGAAAGAGCTGGAAAGCGACGCCGAGCTGTACCGCAGCGTCAGCAGCCGTTGCAGCGAGGTGCTGGAACTGACCGCGAAGAACGACGTGCAGGCCCCGGTCAACGCCGAGTGA
- a CDS encoding VOC family protein: MYVQPYVCFNGRCEEALRFYEHAIGARVSFLFRFDEAPGPVVVPEGWCDKVMHANLQIGDSQIMASDGHGPALQPISGISLSLNTRDPQQARRCYDALLEDGGRVELELGKTFWSPCFGTLVDRFGVSWMINCEAGA, translated from the coding sequence ATGTACGTCCAGCCCTACGTCTGCTTCAACGGCCGTTGCGAAGAGGCCCTGCGTTTCTATGAACACGCCATCGGTGCCAGGGTGAGTTTCCTGTTCCGTTTCGACGAGGCGCCCGGTCCGGTGGTGGTGCCCGAAGGCTGGTGCGACAAGGTGATGCACGCCAACCTGCAGATCGGCGACAGCCAGATCATGGCCTCGGACGGGCACGGGCCGGCGTTGCAGCCGATCTCCGGGATTTCCCTTTCACTGAATACCCGCGACCCGCAGCAGGCGCGGCGCTGCTATGACGCCTTGCTGGAGGACGGCGGGCGGGTCGAGCTGGAGTTGGGCAAGACCTTCTGGTCGCCCTGTTTCGGTACCCTGGTGGACCGTTTCGGGGTGTCCTGGATGATCAATTGCGAGGCCGGCGCCTGA
- a CDS encoding PA4642 family protein, with protein MRKDKKQIIGEEISDESIKLFLGVEPADDTPPSLHKLIKAYRGLRIDDFERFLTFFREAGYDLDARDAKGNDFVALVADQRQAVPYIEALQAAKGA; from the coding sequence ATGCGCAAAGACAAGAAACAGATCATTGGCGAAGAGATCAGTGACGAGTCGATCAAGCTGTTCCTCGGCGTCGAGCCGGCCGACGACACCCCCCCCTCGCTGCACAAGCTGATCAAGGCCTATCGCGGTCTGCGCATCGACGACTTCGAGCGCTTCCTCACCTTCTTCCGCGAGGCCGGCTACGATCTCGACGCGCGCGACGCCAAGGGCAACGACTTCGTCGCCCTGGTCGCCGACCAGCGCCAGGCCGTGCCCTACATCGAAGCGCTGCAGGCGGCCAAGGGCGCCTGA
- a CDS encoding WbuC family cupin fold metalloprotein, protein MAGPRYLDQQLFAELASGAGNAPRGRQHHNFHRMEEPCHRMAVGLQPNTYIPPHRHLDAGKAEALIVLKGRLGLLVFAEDGELLDKRELSAAGDCPGVDLPPGVFHALVVLEPDSILFECKAGPYRPLGEGEFASWAPAEGSADAPAYRDWMRAQFA, encoded by the coding sequence ATGGCCGGACCGCGCTACCTCGACCAGCAATTGTTCGCCGAACTGGCGAGCGGGGCGGGTAACGCGCCGCGTGGTCGCCAGCATCACAACTTCCACCGCATGGAGGAGCCCTGCCATCGCATGGCGGTGGGCCTCCAGCCGAATACCTACATCCCGCCGCACCGGCACCTGGATGCGGGCAAGGCCGAGGCGCTGATCGTGCTCAAGGGCCGTCTCGGCCTGCTGGTCTTCGCCGAGGACGGGGAACTCCTCGACAAGCGCGAGTTGAGCGCCGCTGGGGACTGCCCCGGTGTCGACCTGCCGCCCGGGGTGTTCCATGCCCTGGTGGTGCTGGAGCCGGACAGCATCCTGTTCGAATGCAAGGCCGGGCCTTACCGCCCGCTCGGCGAAGGCGAGTTCGCCAGTTGGGCGCCTGCCGAAGGCAGCGCCGATGCGCCGGCCTACCGGGACTGGATGCGCGCCCAGTTCGCCTGA
- a CDS encoding hypoxanthine-guanine phosphoribosyltransferase codes for MSVDLAHIRQVMAEADCLFNNDEVEAAIGRVAEAINRDLGETNPVVFCVMNGGLIFSGKLLPLLDFPLELSYLHATRYRNETSGGELFWKAKPEISFIDRDVLIIDDILDEGHTLSAIIDFCKHAGARAVHTAVLVDKEHERKARPDLKASFTGLYCADRYVFGYGMDYKGYWRNAAGIFAVKGL; via the coding sequence ATGTCCGTCGATCTCGCGCACATCCGCCAAGTCATGGCGGAAGCCGACTGCCTGTTCAACAACGACGAGGTCGAGGCAGCCATCGGTCGCGTCGCCGAGGCGATCAACCGCGATCTCGGCGAGACCAACCCGGTGGTCTTCTGCGTGATGAACGGCGGCCTGATCTTCTCCGGCAAGCTGCTCCCGCTGCTCGACTTCCCCCTCGAACTGTCCTACCTGCATGCGACCCGTTACCGCAACGAGACCTCCGGCGGCGAACTGTTCTGGAAGGCCAAGCCGGAAATCTCCTTCATCGACCGTGACGTGCTGATCATCGACGACATCCTCGACGAAGGGCACACCCTCTCGGCGATCATCGACTTCTGCAAGCATGCCGGCGCACGCGCGGTGCACACCGCCGTACTGGTGGACAAGGAACACGAGCGCAAGGCCCGGCCCGACCTCAAGGCCAGCTTCACCGGCCTCTACTGCGCCGACCGCTACGTGTTCGGCTACGGCATGGACTACAAGGGCTACTGGCGCAACGCCGCGGGCATCTTCGCGGTCAAGGGGCTCTGA
- the upp gene encoding uracil phosphoribosyltransferase yields MPVHEIRHPLIRHKLGLMRRADISTKNFRELAQEVGALLTYEATKDLPLEQYEIPGWAGPVTVEKISGKKITVVPILRAGIGMLDGVLSLIPGAKVSAVGVARNEETLEARTYLEKLAPDIAERRSLIIDPMLATGGSMVATIDLLKKAGSKEIRAMVLVAAPEGIEAVRKAHPDVIIYTASIDEKLDENGYIIPGLGDAGDKIFGTKQKEA; encoded by the coding sequence ATGCCCGTACATGAGATCCGCCACCCCCTCATCCGCCACAAACTGGGCCTGATGCGCCGTGCCGATATCAGCACCAAGAACTTCCGCGAACTGGCCCAGGAAGTCGGCGCCCTGCTGACCTACGAGGCGACCAAGGACCTGCCCCTGGAACAGTACGAAATCCCCGGATGGGCCGGCCCGGTGACGGTGGAGAAGATCTCCGGGAAGAAGATCACCGTGGTGCCGATCCTGCGCGCCGGCATCGGCATGCTCGACGGCGTGCTCAGCCTGATTCCCGGCGCCAAGGTCAGCGCGGTCGGCGTCGCCCGCAACGAAGAGACCCTGGAAGCACGCACCTACCTGGAAAAACTGGCGCCGGACATCGCCGAGCGCCGCTCGCTGATCATCGACCCGATGCTCGCCACCGGTGGCTCGATGGTCGCCACCATCGACCTGCTGAAGAAGGCCGGCAGCAAGGAAATCCGCGCCATGGTGCTGGTCGCCGCCCCCGAGGGCATCGAGGCGGTACGCAAGGCCCACCCGGACGTGATCATCTATACCGCCTCGATCGACGAGAAGCTCGACGAGAACGGCTACATCATTCCGGGCCTGGGCGACGCCGGCGACAAGATCTTCGGTACCAAGCAGAAGGAAGCCTGA
- a CDS encoding uracil-xanthine permease family protein, translating into MGDAFQEPLWRQVLSGAQMLFVAFGALVLMPLITGLDPNVALFTAGLGTLLFQLVTGRQVPVFLASSFAFITPIILAKGQFGLAATMGGVVAAGFVYTFMGLAVKIKGTGFIDKLLPPVVIGPVIISIGLAMAPIAANMAMGKAGDGSELLPYRTAMMISMPALLTTLVVAVFGKGIFRLVPIIAGVLVGFALSFVFGVVDTAAIVAAPWLELPKFTAPEFNWQAILFIVPVALAPAIEHIGGVIAVGGVTGQDYLKKPGLHRTLLGDGLATSAAGLFGGPPNTTYAEVTGAVMLTKNYNPKIMTWAAVIAITLAFVGKFGAILQSIPVPVMGGILCLLFGTIASVGMNTLIRHKVDLSEARNLVIVSVTLVFGIGGVLIGSGTGPDNIGLKGIALCAIVAIVLNLLLPGNDGWQNKALDEQHKDSH; encoded by the coding sequence ATGGGCGATGCCTTCCAGGAGCCGCTCTGGCGCCAGGTGCTGTCAGGCGCGCAGATGCTGTTCGTCGCCTTCGGCGCGCTGGTGCTGATGCCGCTGATCACCGGTCTGGATCCCAACGTCGCGCTGTTCACCGCCGGCCTCGGGACCCTGCTGTTCCAATTGGTGACCGGGCGCCAGGTACCGGTGTTCCTCGCCTCCAGCTTCGCCTTCATCACCCCGATCATCCTCGCCAAGGGCCAGTTCGGCCTGGCCGCGACCATGGGCGGGGTGGTCGCCGCCGGCTTCGTCTACACCTTCATGGGCCTGGCGGTGAAGATCAAGGGCACCGGCTTCATCGATAAACTGCTGCCGCCGGTGGTGATCGGCCCGGTGATCATCTCGATCGGCCTGGCGATGGCGCCGATCGCGGCGAACATGGCGATGGGCAAGGCCGGCGACGGCAGCGAGTTGCTGCCGTACCGCACCGCGATGATGATCTCGATGCCGGCGCTGCTCACCACCCTGGTGGTGGCGGTATTCGGCAAGGGTATATTCCGCCTGGTGCCGATCATCGCCGGCGTGCTGGTCGGCTTCGCCCTGTCGTTCGTCTTCGGCGTGGTCGACACCGCCGCGATCGTCGCCGCACCCTGGCTGGAGCTACCGAAATTCACCGCGCCGGAATTCAACTGGCAGGCGATCCTGTTCATCGTCCCGGTGGCCCTGGCCCCGGCCATCGAGCATATCGGCGGGGTCATCGCGGTGGGCGGCGTCACCGGCCAGGACTACCTGAAGAAGCCCGGCCTGCACCGCACTCTCCTCGGCGACGGCCTGGCCACCTCGGCTGCCGGCCTGTTCGGCGGACCGCCCAACACCACCTACGCGGAAGTCACCGGCGCAGTGATGCTGACCAAGAACTACAACCCGAAGATCATGACCTGGGCGGCGGTGATCGCCATCACCCTGGCCTTCGTCGGCAAGTTCGGCGCGATCCTGCAAAGCATCCCGGTACCGGTGATGGGCGGCATCCTCTGCCTGCTGTTCGGCACCATCGCCTCGGTCGGCATGAACACCCTGATCCGGCACAAGGTCGATCTCTCGGAAGCACGCAACCTGGTGATCGTCTCGGTGACCCTGGTGTTCGGCATCGGCGGCGTGCTGATCGGCAGCGGTACCGGCCCCGACAACATCGGCCTGAAGGGCATCGCCCTGTGCGCCATCGTCGCCATCGTCCTCAACCTGTTGCTGCCGGGCAACGACGGCTGGCAGAACAAGGCGCTCGACGAACAACACAAGGATTCACACTGA
- a CDS encoding spore coat U domain-containing protein, translated as MNKRIPAVLLFCACASLLGTAQAAGTLIGQVGVQMVIGAGCTIINGSVSGGINQWGTLDFGSHSDLTNVVDAQTVGTSGNIQIQCSTGLTPSLTVNAGLHASGGQRYMQNTTTTSSTIAYNIYSDAARSALIQANTPVDISSVSTGTAVNIPLYGRVVPTGQSTPTPTAGTYTDTLLVTIAW; from the coding sequence ATGAATAAACGCATTCCGGCAGTCTTGTTGTTCTGTGCCTGCGCCAGCCTGCTGGGCACCGCCCAGGCCGCCGGTACGCTGATCGGCCAGGTCGGCGTGCAGATGGTCATCGGTGCCGGCTGCACCATCATCAACGGCAGCGTCAGCGGCGGTATCAACCAGTGGGGAACCCTGGACTTCGGCAGCCATTCCGACCTCACCAACGTGGTCGACGCGCAGACCGTCGGCACCAGCGGCAATATCCAGATCCAGTGCAGCACCGGCCTGACCCCGAGCCTGACGGTGAACGCAGGCCTGCACGCCAGCGGCGGCCAGCGCTACATGCAGAACACCACCACCACCAGCAGCACCATCGCCTACAACATCTATTCGGACGCCGCGCGCAGCGCGCTGATCCAGGCCAACACACCGGTGGACATCTCCTCGGTCTCCACCGGCACCGCGGTCAACATCCCCCTCTATGGCCGCGTGGTGCCCACCGGACAAAGCACACCCACGCCGACGGCGGGGACCTACACCGACACCCTGCTGGTCACCATCGCCTGGTAA
- a CDS encoding spore coat U domain-containing protein, whose amino-acid sequence MVLGGPMSLNRYFTGGLLCLLGCNPANAQTATIVLSATLLPACEAGSVGSGGAITFGTLDFGQYASLNNAISATSQQGAGSIRVRCVSGQTYAITLDGGLYGSVATRRMANIANTALTLTYNLYSDRPGGIVWDNTTGVAATGNGNDQWYPIYGLVPAQTTPVAGTYRDTVNVTISW is encoded by the coding sequence ATGGTCCTGGGGGGACCGATGAGCCTGAACCGCTACTTCACCGGAGGACTGCTCTGCCTGCTCGGCTGCAACCCGGCAAACGCGCAGACCGCCACCATCGTCCTGAGCGCCACGCTGCTCCCGGCCTGCGAGGCAGGTAGCGTCGGCAGCGGCGGCGCGATCACCTTCGGCACCCTCGACTTCGGCCAGTACGCCTCCCTGAACAACGCCATCAGCGCCACCAGCCAGCAAGGCGCAGGCTCCATCCGGGTCAGGTGCGTCAGCGGCCAGACCTATGCGATCACGCTCGACGGCGGGCTCTACGGCAGCGTCGCCACGCGGCGCATGGCGAACATCGCCAACACCGCCCTCACCCTGACCTACAACCTGTACAGCGACCGCCCCGGCGGCATCGTCTGGGACAACACCACCGGCGTTGCCGCCACCGGCAACGGCAACGACCAGTGGTACCCCATCTACGGCCTGGTGCCGGCACAGACCACGCCGGTCGCCGGGACCTACCGCGACACCGTCAACGTGACCATCAGTTGGTGA
- a CDS encoding spore coat U domain-containing protein gives MPMSSRRLFLSLLLLPLPNLVAHADPSPISRAFQVQAVVANGCAFGTAISNNAYDLGTLSFGTLGNLASPVNVASSSGAGSIVLTCTPGMTVSVALDYGVNGGSSSQRYLKRVSGNETLAYQLYQDAAYSQVWGNGALARTIANFPASTQTYTVYARLFAVGSLPSAGNYRDTVTVTLSF, from the coding sequence ATGCCGATGTCCAGCCGGCGTCTATTCCTGTCGCTTCTCCTGCTCCCGCTGCCGAACCTGGTCGCGCATGCCGATCCATCGCCGATCAGCCGCGCCTTCCAGGTCCAGGCGGTGGTCGCCAACGGCTGCGCCTTCGGCACCGCCATCAGCAACAACGCCTATGACCTCGGCACCCTGAGCTTCGGCACCCTCGGCAACCTGGCCAGTCCGGTTAACGTCGCCAGCAGCTCCGGGGCCGGCTCCATCGTCCTGACCTGCACTCCGGGAATGACCGTCTCCGTCGCCCTCGACTACGGGGTCAATGGCGGCAGCAGCAGCCAGCGCTACCTGAAGCGGGTGAGCGGTAACGAGACCCTCGCCTACCAGCTCTACCAGGATGCCGCCTACTCCCAGGTCTGGGGCAACGGGGCACTCGCGCGGACCATCGCCAACTTTCCCGCCAGCACCCAGACCTACACGGTATACGCGCGCCTGTTCGCGGTCGGCAGCCTGCCGTCCGCCGGCAACTACCGCGATACCGTCACCGTCACCCTTTCGTTCTGA
- a CDS encoding molecular chaperone, which translates to MPSPHLPLRPGRWLAALLALLLGGPAQAASAVLIWPINPAIEADQPATALWLENRGKQPVTLQVRVLGWSQADFQDVYRNQQAVIPSPPFVKVEPGRRQLVRLIRQGGQPSTPEDAYRVLIDEVPDGDAGQTQRSPGLALQFQMRYSVPLFVSADGVWTQPRSDVERDPADATRPKLAWRLVEEQGKRYLQVRNEGSVHARLSHVRWEGNGRSLALLDGLLGYVLPGRQMRWPLPPGLLPDSGMTLKLQLADNDAPISVPGY; encoded by the coding sequence ATGCCCAGTCCACACCTACCTCTCCGCCCCGGCCGCTGGCTTGCGGCGCTGCTGGCGCTGCTCCTGGGCGGCCCGGCACAGGCCGCCAGTGCGGTGCTGATCTGGCCGATCAACCCGGCCATCGAAGCCGACCAGCCGGCCACGGCGCTGTGGCTGGAGAATCGCGGCAAGCAACCGGTGACCCTGCAGGTGCGCGTGCTCGGCTGGTCCCAGGCGGATTTCCAAGACGTCTATCGCAACCAGCAGGCAGTGATTCCCAGCCCGCCCTTCGTCAAGGTCGAGCCGGGCCGCCGGCAACTGGTCCGGCTGATCCGCCAGGGCGGCCAGCCCAGCACGCCGGAGGACGCCTACCGGGTGCTGATCGACGAAGTGCCCGACGGCGACGCGGGGCAGACGCAACGAAGCCCCGGTCTCGCCCTGCAGTTCCAGATGCGCTATTCGGTACCGCTGTTCGTCAGCGCCGACGGCGTCTGGACCCAGCCGCGTAGCGATGTCGAGCGCGACCCGGCCGACGCGACCCGGCCGAAGCTGGCCTGGCGGCTGGTCGAGGAACAGGGCAAGCGTTACCTGCAGGTGCGCAACGAGGGTAGCGTGCACGCCCGCCTCAGCCATGTCCGCTGGGAGGGCAACGGCCGCAGCCTGGCGCTGCTGGACGGCCTTCTCGGCTACGTGCTGCCCGGCCGGCAGATGCGCTGGCCGCTGCCGCCGGGGCTGCTGCCGGACTCCGGCATGACCCTGAAACTGCAACTGGCGGACAACGACGCGCCGATCAGCGTTCCCGGGTACTGA
- a CDS encoding fimbria/pilus outer membrane usher protein: MPRPCQRRSRRHRSLLIGLALLSPVHAADYLAGLPPPQPAPSGGGNVLYYLELVINGRDSGQVVPVNAADGHYLLDAAALREAGVRLPGNPAGQVAVDALPEVRADYDSASQQLHLQVPPDWLPEQRFDDPGLVARAPARSSLGALFNYDLYYSDPADGATPWLSALLEQRLFDGFGVISNTGVYTRYFGDADNLDSRYLRYDTYWLYNDERNMHSYQLGDYVNGALNWTTPVRMGGFRFARNFGVRPDLVTYPLLRFDGQAAVPSTVDLFINGYKASSADLQPGPFAISNVPYINGAGEATVVTTDAQGRQVVTSLPFYVSNTLLARGLSDFDLSVGRLRDDYGLRNFSYADNAASGIYRYGVSDRLTLSTHAEAASDLRLLGIGGDIAVATFGTLSLAASGSDGQGDSGQQYLLGYSYYSRRLGLSLQHIERSAGYGDLGTLDGEYQLSRRTDQATASLTFDEQGTIGTGYFDIRARDGSRTRLANLSYSRPIGSRSSFYLALNKDLDGDGYSALMQLVIPFDINGLLNIGVTRDSDRRYSERVIWSRSTPSQGGLGWNLGYGGGASRYQQADLTWRMQNVQLQGGLYGETGNYTRWADLSGSLVWMDNAVFASNRINDAFVLVSTKGYPQVPIRYENQLMGSTDDNGHLLVPWVAAYYPAKFQIEPLDLPANVSAPEVEQRVAVRQGSGLLLDFPIRAVVAASISLVDERGEPLPLGSQAEETGSGQRASVGWDGQVYFEGLQSDNQLRVVRPDGRACQARFRLDTRKPTVSQVGPLTCSAPIGDTP; encoded by the coding sequence GTGCCTCGCCCGTGTCAGCGGCGCTCTCGCCGCCACCGCTCGCTACTGATCGGCCTGGCGCTGCTCTCCCCTGTCCATGCGGCGGACTACCTGGCCGGACTGCCGCCGCCGCAACCCGCTCCGTCCGGCGGCGGCAACGTCCTCTACTACTTGGAACTGGTGATCAACGGCCGCGACAGCGGCCAGGTGGTGCCGGTCAACGCCGCCGATGGCCATTACCTGCTCGACGCCGCGGCCCTGCGCGAAGCCGGCGTGCGCCTGCCTGGCAACCCCGCCGGACAGGTCGCGGTGGACGCCCTGCCCGAGGTCCGGGCGGACTATGACAGCGCCAGCCAGCAACTGCACCTGCAAGTGCCGCCGGACTGGCTGCCGGAGCAGCGCTTCGACGATCCCGGACTGGTCGCCCGCGCCCCGGCGCGCAGCAGCCTCGGCGCGCTGTTCAACTACGACCTGTACTACTCGGACCCCGCCGACGGCGCCACGCCCTGGCTTTCCGCGCTGCTCGAGCAACGCCTGTTCGACGGCTTCGGGGTGATCTCCAACACCGGCGTCTACACCCGCTATTTCGGCGACGCCGACAACCTCGACAGCCGCTACCTGCGCTACGACACCTACTGGCTGTACAACGACGAACGCAACATGCACAGCTACCAACTGGGCGACTACGTCAACGGCGCGCTGAACTGGACCACCCCGGTACGCATGGGCGGCTTTCGCTTCGCCCGCAACTTCGGCGTACGTCCGGACCTGGTCACCTATCCGCTGCTGCGCTTCGACGGCCAGGCCGCCGTACCCAGCACCGTCGACCTGTTCATCAACGGCTACAAGGCCAGCAGCGCCGACCTGCAACCCGGTCCCTTCGCCATCAGCAACGTGCCGTACATCAACGGAGCCGGCGAAGCCACGGTGGTGACCACCGACGCCCAGGGTCGACAAGTGGTGACCAGCCTGCCGTTCTACGTATCCAACACCCTGCTGGCGCGCGGCCTGAGCGATTTCGACCTGTCCGTCGGGCGCCTGCGCGACGACTACGGCCTGCGCAACTTCTCCTATGCCGACAACGCCGCCAGCGGCATCTACCGCTACGGCGTCAGCGACCGCCTGACCCTCTCCACCCACGCCGAGGCCGCCAGCGACCTGCGCCTGCTCGGCATCGGCGGCGACATCGCCGTGGCCACCTTCGGCACCCTCAGCCTGGCGGCCAGCGGCAGCGACGGCCAGGGCGACAGCGGCCAGCAATACCTGCTCGGCTACTCCTACTATTCGCGACGGCTCGGCCTCAGCCTGCAACACATCGAGCGCAGCGCCGGCTATGGCGACCTCGGCACCCTGGACGGCGAGTACCAGTTGAGCCGGCGCACCGACCAGGCTACCGCCAGCCTGACCTTCGACGAGCAGGGCACCATCGGTACCGGCTACTTCGACATCCGCGCCCGCGACGGCAGCCGCACGCGCCTGGCCAACCTCTCCTACAGCCGCCCGATCGGCAGCCGCAGCAGCTTCTACCTGGCGCTGAACAAGGATCTCGACGGCGACGGCTACAGCGCGCTGATGCAACTGGTGATTCCCTTCGACATCAACGGCCTGCTGAACATCGGCGTCACCCGCGACAGCGACCGACGCTACAGCGAGCGGGTGATCTGGAGCCGCTCCACGCCGAGCCAGGGCGGCCTCGGCTGGAACCTCGGCTATGGCGGCGGCGCCAGCCGCTACCAGCAGGCCGACCTGACCTGGCGCATGCAGAACGTGCAACTGCAGGGCGGCCTTTATGGCGAGACCGGCAACTACACGCGCTGGGCCGATCTCAGCGGCTCGCTGGTATGGATGGACAACGCCGTGTTCGCCAGCAACCGGATCAACGACGCCTTCGTCCTGGTCAGCACCAAGGGTTATCCACAGGTGCCGATCCGCTACGAGAACCAACTGATGGGCAGCACCGACGACAACGGCCACCTGCTGGTGCCCTGGGTCGCGGCCTACTACCCGGCGAAGTTCCAGATCGAGCCGCTGGACCTTCCGGCCAACGTCAGCGCGCCCGAAGTCGAGCAGCGCGTGGCGGTACGCCAGGGCAGCGGCCTGCTGCTGGACTTCCCGATCCGTGCCGTAGTCGCCGCCAGCATCAGCCTGGTGGACGAGCGCGGCGAACCGCTGCCGCTGGGCAGCCAGGCCGAAGAAACCGGCAGCGGCCAGCGCGCCAGCGTCGGCTGGGACGGCCAGGTCTATTTCGAAGGATTGCAAAGCGACAACCAGCTACGCGTGGTCCGCCCCGACGGCCGGGCCTGCCAGGCACGCTTCCGCCTGGACACGCGCAAACCCACCGTCAGCCAGGTCGGCCCGCTGACCTGCTCGGCCCCGATCGGAGATACGCCATGA